In one window of Bos javanicus breed banteng chromosome 24, ARS-OSU_banteng_1.0, whole genome shotgun sequence DNA:
- the CXXC1 gene encoding CXXC-type zinc finger protein 1 — protein MEGDASDPEPPDAGEDSKSENGENAPIYCICRKPDINCFMIGCDNCNEWFHGDCIRITEKMAKAIREWYCRECREKDPKLEIRYRHKKSRERDSSERDGSEPRDEGGGRKRPAPDPDLQRRAGAGTGVGAMLARGSASPHKSSPQPLVATPSQHHQQQQQQQQQIKRSARMCGECEACRRTEDCGHCDFCRDMKKFGGPNKIRQKCRLRQCQLRARESYKYFPSSLSPVTPSESLPRPRRPLPTQPQPQPSQKLGRLREDEGAVASAAVKEPPEATATPEPLSDEDLPLDSELYQDFCAGAFDDHSLPWMSDTEESQFLDPALRKRAVKVKHVKRREKKSEKKKDERYKRHRQKQKHKDKWKHPERADAKDPASLPQCLGPGCVRAAQPGSKYCSDDCGMKLAANRIYEILPQRIQQWQQSPCIAEEHGKKLLERIRREQQSARTRLQEMERRFHELEAIILRAKQQAVREDEESNEGDSDDTDLQIFCVSCGHPINPRVALRHMERCYAKYESQTSFGSMYPTRIEGATRLFCDVYNPQSKTYCKRLQVLCPEHSRDPKVPADEVCGCPLVRDVFELTGDFCRLPKRQCNRHYCWEKLRRAEVDLERVRVWYKLDELFEQERNVRTAMTNRAGLLALMLHQTIQHDPLTTDLRSNAER, from the exons ATG GAGGGCGACGCTTCAGATCCAGAGCCTCCAGACGCCGGGGAGGACAGCAAGTCCGAGAATGGGGAGAATGCGCCCATCTACTGCATCTGCCGCAAACCAGACATCAACTGCTTCATGAT CGGGTGTGACAACTGCAATGAATGGTTTCACGGGGACTGCATCCGGATCACTGAGAAGATGGCCAAGGCCATCCGGGAGTGGTACTGTCGTGAGTGCCGAG agaaggaccccaagctgGAAATCCGCTATCGGCATAAGAAGTCGCGGGAGCGAGACAGCTCCGAGCGAGACGGCAGTGAGCCCCGGGATGAGGGTGGAGGGCGCAAGAGGCCTGCCCCGGATCCGGACCTGCAgcgcagggcaggggcagggacagGGGTTGGGGCCATGCTTGCTCGGGGATCTGCTTCGCCCCACAAATCCTCTCCACAGCCCCTGGTGGCCACGCCCAGCCAG catcaccagcagcagcagcagcagcagcagcagatcaaacGATCAGCCCGCATGTGTGGCGAGTGCGAGGCCTGCCGGCGTACGGAGGACTGTGGTCACTGTGACTTCTGCCGAGACATGAAGAAGTTTGGGGGCCCAAACAAGATCCGGCAGAAGTGCCGGCTCCGTCAGTGCCAGCTTCGGGCCCGG GAATCGTACAAGTACTTCCCTTCCTCG CTCTCGCCGGTGACGCCCTCAGAGTCCCTGCCAAGGCCTCGCCGGCCCCTGCCCACCCAGCCACAGCCACAGCCATCGCAGAAGCTAGGGCGCCTCCGAGAGGATGAGGGGGCAGTGGCATCTGCGGCAGTCAAGGAGCCACCGGAGGCTACAGCGACACCCGAGCCACTCTCGGATGAGGACCTCCCACTGGACTCTGAACTGTACCAGGACTTCTGTGCAGGGGCCTTCGATGACCACAGCCTG CCCTGGATGAGCGACACAGAGGAGTCCCAGTTCCTGGACCCAGCGCTGCGGAAGAGGGCGGTGAAAGTGAAGCACGTGAAGCGGCGGGAGAAAAAGTCTGAGAAGAAG AAGGACGAAAGATACAAGCGCCATCGACAGAAGCAGAAGCACAAGGACAAATGGAAACACCCGGAGCGGGCTGACGCCAAGGACCCCGCGTCGCTGCCGCAGTGCCTGGGGCCTGGTTGCGTGCGCGCCGCCCAGCCCGGCTCCAAGTATTGCTCCGACGACTGCGGCATGAAGCTGGCGGCCAA CCGCATCTACGAGATCCTCCCGCAGCGCATCCAGCAGTGGCAGCAGAGCCCGTGCATTGCCGAGGAGCACGGCAAGAAGCTGCTCGAGCGCATCCGCCGGGAGCAGCAGAGCGCGCGCACCCGCCTCCAGGAGATGGAGCGCCGCTTCCACGAGCTCGAGGCCATCATCCTGCGAGCCAAGCAGCAGGCGGTGCGCGAGGACGAGGAG AGCAACGAGGGCGACAGTGACGACACGGACCTGCAgatcttctgcgtctcctgcggGCACCCCATCAACCCACGCGTTGCCTTGCGCCACATGGAGCGCTGCTACGCCAAG TACGAGAGCCAGACGTCCTTTGGGTCCATGTACCCCACCCGCATCGAGGG GGCCACACGGCTCTTCTGTGACGTCTACAACCCTCAGAGCAAGACGTACTGTAAGCGGCTCCAGGTGCTATGCCCCGAGCACTCACGGGACCCCAAA GTGCCAGCTGACGAGGTATGCGGGTGCCCCCTTGTAAGGGATGTTTTCGAGCTCACCGGTGACTTCTGCCGCCTGCCCAAGCGCCAGTGCAACCGGCACTACTGCTGGGAGAAGCTGCGGCGCGCCGAGGTGGACCTGGAGCGCGTGCGCGTG TGGTACAAGCTGGACGAGCTGTTTGAGCAGGAGCGCAACGTTCGCACAGCCATGACCAACCGGGCGGGCTTACTGGCCCTGATGCTGCACCAAACCATCCAGCATGACCCGCTCACCACCGACCTGCGGTCAAACGCCGAGCGCTGA